The following DNA comes from Rhizophagus irregularis chromosome 18, complete sequence.
aatcGGATAGCCAATTTTTGGCTACATCTGTCCAATTTGTGACTTTTACAGCCGATTTCATAGATCGTTAGTGTATtaccaatataaaaatgtagatTCCATAATccatatacaatttttttgtatggtaaaaaataaagaaaaatttatattgtaatattaaatttaattttaaataataatgctttattaagtaatattactaaataaaaatttaaattttaaaaatacattaaagaatgtaaatttatttgcaattcaGTATAGtatgatcataaaaaatataaattactccactgcattttcatgaaaattggattttgactgctaaacaacttttaattaataaaagaagtcgatttcCTTTGACCAAAATGTTCAAAATACgttctgaagtgacaaaacagaaaaaataaaattcatgaatgagtaccgttgtgaaaaatgtgaataacccttcaagtattaactgtaccttcatgaaaattaatatccaagcagATTATGACCCACTGaaaaactttcaattaatataagaagtcaatttactttgactaaaatgctcaaaatacgctctaaagtgacaaaacggaaaaaataaaattcgtgaatgagtatcgttgtgaaaaacgtgaataacccttcaagtattaactgtaccttcatgaaAACTAATATTCAAACAGATTATAActcgctgaacaactttcaattaatataagaagttgatttactttgactaaagtgcctaaaatacgctctgaagtgacaaaacagaaaaaataaaattcgtgaatgagtaccgttgtgaaaaacgtgaataGCCCTTCATGTATTGACTGtaccttcatgaaaattaatatccaggCAGATTATGACCCGCTGAACaacattcaattaatataagaagtcgatttactttgactaaagtgctcaaaatacgctctgaagtgacaaaacggaaaaaataaaattcgtgaatgagtaccgttgtgaaaaacgtgaataactcttcaaatattaactgtaccttcgtgaaaattaatgtCCAAGTAGATTATCACCTGCTGAACaacattcaattaatataagaagtcgatttactttgactaaagtgctcaaaatacgctctgaagtgacaaaacggaaaaaataaaattcgtgaatgagtaccgttgtgaaaaacgtgaataactcttcaagtattaactgtaccttcatgaaAACCAATATTCGAACAGATTATTActcgctgaacaactttcaattaatataagaagtcgatttactttgactaaagtgccgAAAATACGCTCTAAAGTGataaaacagaaaaaataaaattccattgtgaaaaacgtgaataacccttcaagtattaactgtaccttcatgaaaattaatatccaagcagATTTTGACCCGCCaaaaaactttcaattaatataagaagtcgatttactttgactaaactgcccaaaatacgctctgaaggtaaaaaaaatttgtaacttaGTACTATcatgtaaaaatgtaaataactccaaaaatattaactgtactTTCATGTAGATTAATATCTTAACAGCTTCAAACTTGCTgaactacttttaattaaagagcAAGATTTACTTTGGCCAAAATGCTCAAaccataatttgaaatatgtgTAAACAaactataatatttgtttatatttaaattctgagttattaaatttaatatgtttgtgtttatatttaaggaaaaaaaataaaattttacttctattttattaggtatttgtaaatgaaaagacaaaaaaataatcagctgaaaaaataaaaaaattctttgttaatAACCGTAATACATGATCACATGTTGCAATATTAAAATCGGAAATCCTATATTTAAATTGGTAATACGTATTACATATATGACCGATAGGCCAAATTATATCTCCTGCTATtacaattgtaaaataatattaaaattatgaataaattaaaagtttttctaatttgaaaaatgcaaatctttctgaattactcaaattttcaaatctgtttattatatagtataatcaatagttaattttCACTGCAAAATCTCCTAGGaatggataaataaatacatataaaatttactaccCAGTAAGGTTTTTTTGGATGGTTCTAACCtctacttattatttattttatttattttattttttttatagagagaAATTGTCATAAtacatgtattattttaaaattaacattttaaaaattaaattgaaaaactataatttattaattaacaataaaatgttttttgttaaaattatttaaaaattttttaaattatagcgAAAATGCTACaacagtaaataatattataatagtgaAATTGATCAGCAAACAAATGAAAACATGCAAATATTGAATGATGTCTCAATTTAACAGGTATTTTCAGTGGCACAGGAAGAGTTTTTGCGAAAAGTTGGCATtagaagtttttttcattgtcattgtcattgacattgacattgacattgacattgtcatttttacataaagttatataagattaatttgagagttttttaccaaaaaggaaatttttttataaaaagagaaatgattttcaatttcgagGCAATTCAGCAggtgttttaataacaaattgagaaatgatttccatagaaaatctcgtgacaaaatttataataaatttaaaaataaatgatcaacaaatgatcaacaaaattgttactagttttataaaaaacgcccaataatatctttttattgttttaacatgatacattataataaattactttttgtaaatcatctcAACATGTCGGGAAATTTCTGTCGGGATATGTCATATGTGTTGTCGGGATAATGTCATGTCGGGAAAACTAACATGTAGGTATAATGTCTATTAGGGAATGGTAAAATATACATTCGGGAATATGTCTTGTCGGGTAATCGTTGTCGGGCAAAGGGTATGTCGGGAAAAAGGTTGTCGGGAAGTTGTCCGACATTGGATTAGTAAGTGTCACAGTTTAATCGGTACAATCAGTTTATCAATCGGATCACATTTATGGTCCAAGAATATTAAAGGTAATAAGCTTATATTAGAAGAACTAGAGGAAGCGGAAAACCCGAAGATCGTATTGAAGAAACCAGAGCAAAATCCAAAGTTCACATTGAAGAAACCAAGGTTCGTATTGAGGAAATCAAAATACGTATTGAAGAAACCGGAGAAACCGAAGTTCGTATTAAAGCAACAAAAGTTCGTCAGAAGATtgtattgaaattataaaCTTGTATTGGAATGGTAGAAACttgaatcaaaattttgatatatagatttttttttttttgatatcaattaatgatttagttcaataaaaatttttatgcaaataatttagtatttgtCATAAATACATGTTCTTTAATTTCAGCACACGTGATATTTGAGAAAAAGATCAGGAACAATTTTAGGCTTTTAATGATTGTAATATAAtgtgaaatttaaattatcaatataataaattttacgtttaatattttatcattgaaataaatattggtTATACAGTATTTTACTCGATGAACTGATACAATTAAAGTATCTAAAGCATAAATGGATTGTGATTGCAGCAAGTTCTTTAGCTATTTATGAACGAGCACCAAAGTGTTTGTTCTTAAACGATAACAATGACCATATTTGTGTTTGAGTTTTTATTCATTCTTCGTCCATTAAATCTTTTGATCAGCGTAAGGTATTATTCCAAAAAGTTTTGATTGTGTGTTGGACGCTGATTCAATTTTCTTGACAATCCAAAAAGcggataattttaaaataaattaccaaatcacgatgCACGATTCCTTCATTATGTAAAGTTTAAACGGCACAAGCTAATTGGTACGCaaagttatatttatcattccaagtaatattattttaagagTACCAGAATCAGCATATTTCATCACTATGCTGATtgagaattttaattttctaatcGCGATTCGcgaataaaatgaataattacttttattagattacatttttgtatttttgtaataaaacaaCTAAacattgaattttataatttaatattttatcacaCCTGGTCAAATCTTGCGATTCCGTAGAATTTAATGATGTTATTATGAAATTGTATATCCCGTTGAAACTTGAGCtagaatgtaaatattataaattttgaatttgtacataattataatacgaatattaaatattgcatttaatttatttcaaaatattcgagattaaaaaaagatttcaataCTAAATATTGTTCTGAATTCTTCCAAATTGCACGATAAACTTTTCCAAATCATCACAGCGCCTGAAAATCGCTAAAATGTTTTTgttcataatatataaaatactctTTAGAAATACTAGCTTCCTCAATCCAGATATTCCATTCATTtggatttttatattattaataatcgtATAGAAAAGACAGAAAAGATGaacgtttttattttttaaaatttatattttaagtaaatataaattcgtacaagcaaatattatatacGTATCACACTATTTATCTATTCcaagaaattttttccaaACTAAAGAATCAAATGATAAAGTCGGAATACAAATTATGttgtattcttttttattgattaaaaatcatataacaaaattataaatcataatctGTTCACAAAACACAAATAACAAGTCaggtaatttatataatagatatagataattgatttgatttcaaatatttttatacagaaaattaaactatttgtttttctacttaataagaaaaataccTTCTGTTATCTAAACTACAGGATATATTACTAAAACAAATACAATTACTTCTGTGAATTCTTCCAATAGTAATCAATCATCTGATTTATTATTCCCAGAAACATTTATCATAAACTATAGTCAAATTAAAAGATTCTTTAAGAACAAGACCACCTTCTATTAAATGTAAATGTATATCGTTACAATATATCCCATTTACCCAGCCATCCCACCAAAAATATGGTTCATTATGAAGTGTACCATCCTCTGTATGTATAGAGAGAGAATATCCTATTGACCAATTTGCTGGAGATGTCTTTGATGAAGGTTCATCAGCTGTTATGTTGCAATCACTCGATATCTCATTTTGATGATAATCGAACCAATGAatgcatattttatttatagtcgAAACATATCCTCGTGGATTAAACGCTACTCTATGTTGGGGATAGAGATATGAATAGGAAGTATTGATAagagataataaaattatcaataatcctaaattttgtacgaacatcataattaataaatactatttttttataagtaaattaatattttaccatACGACTCTAACTCTcaacttataataaaattttggccTATATATAcagaaattcattattaagtCACGTGACATAAATGATCATAATAAAAAGTCTTGGCATTAATTGTAACGTTTTACCCCTTGTAATAGTCTTAGATTCACTActcttttagaaataaaataaataaattaataacgtTTTAccccttttttctttttaaaaatgggttttttttttcaacaataaTTCAAAGGAACGTGAAGAACTCGTGAAGTTCTATAAGGAAAAAGGAACTGTAAACAAATATAAAGGAGGACTCCGCCAGACCAGGGACGATGATTTTATGTGATTGCATAATATCACATAAAACGAATAATTATGTGgtaaatacataattttaattaatcgCATCATAAAATCACATAATTTGAATCTTCTTGTATTGAAACGCATAATCCGCAATAAAATACaagtttttttcaaagttttcAGCAAAATACCAGTTTTTCCAAAGGTTCTAATCATCATCATGTAATGTTATGTTtcttgttattaaaaataaattcgcaTTTTAATGTTGgataaagcaattttttacaaataacatACATATTTCACCAAATAATATCACATAATGtgagaatttttgaaaaaaattaaatcacatattttaattttagcacATACATAATTTATGTTTGAGCACATCATAAAATCATCGTCCCTGCGCCAGACGTGTGCGATACTTTTTACTCACCACATGTCTAGATCCGAAAAAAgattagaaataatatttagttgATTTTACTTCTGAGCCTATGATTGGTTCTTTCTctgaaaaaacttatttttgagAGAGGGCACTGTGATCCCTGTTAggaaatataaatgatatactGCAAATCAGTACTATGGTATCttgatttaaattaacttttctctctctatttttgaaatttcaaagGTAATTTAAACACATACAGTATGTTTAAAGCACTccttctcttttttaaaattgaatatacATACTGTATGTGTTTAAACTACCTTAAATAGAGGGAgaaaagttaatttaaatcaaGATACCATAGTACTGATTTGCagtatatcatttatatttgatCACAGTGATCAGAAACGGTATcgggacatttcgccgaaagccatttcgccgaaaaataaTCTCTGGCTTATAATTCTGCATAATGTTGGCCTATTTTTCGGCAAAACGTCCTTTCGACGAAATggctttcggcgaaatgtaccgtaaccATGTGAAAGACATCAACCgacatgatgtctagacatcatgctgatcaaattaccaaatatagtatattttatttggtaaCATGATGTCTAAGACATCATGTCGGTTGATGCTTGTTGAATGATGTACAAACATTATTCTACATATATTTGACATGATGCTCTAGACATTATCCAACATGATGTCTGGATATCAACCTTTTGTCAAGGACGGCTTTCCATAGTTTCAGGAGATCAAATGAAAATCATCCCAAAAATCATAATATCTACAGATTATAATCTCAACACCAAAATCCCGATAAATGCAAATCCCGATTATCCCGATTGAATCAAAATCCTGACAGTCACAGAATCCCGATGATCCTATCTGAGATTCGATCAGATGAATTTGAGATTGTATGATGTGGCGCGAAATACCGTAAGTCGCCCTGGCATAAAAATAACCTTTTAATACAGTATGTTTTTTCAATATCGAACACGTTAGTTattgataattgataaatatgtTTAGTAcatgcaaatatttttttaaaaataaatagaattgaattaaatgaaatctgaccgaaaaaaatgaacgtaaatttcctttttatatcttaaaaatCGATTAGCCAGATAATTAGGGATTATTCACCCTatcgattaaaattttattaacagaaattaaataaagtgaaaaaatatttactttagtTATAAAACTAAATAGATCCTACctaatattgaattatattcGCTCCATAAAATTCACAACGCTAATTTCATCCTGAAGCTactaaactaaataaattagcTGTTAATACtactgtaattttattagtaataaagaaaGGATCCTAGattattaagttaatttaaattattacttattagtaTTAGTAGAACTTACCGTGGATATCAACCAGATCAGGCGCCACGTTACAGTCGTTACAcgattcaaaattatttatacagagTGCAtgactaataataaatgtcaCATTATAATCTAATGATAAGGATGATAATGATCAATACTTAATAGTTATTCGgcttgaaatatatttttttctccaTATCTtgcttttatataaaaatgatgtgAAAAAaccttaaataaattagatggTGAATTGCTAATGAAGGAAAGTTTTATCATTATAAGGGAAATCGGCttctttcaattaatttgCAATAAAGGAATAATCATAGGGAATGAAGCTCTAAAAAGTGTGTATTCTAATTATTGTCCAGAGTATAGCGAAGGTCATTCTATTGTTATGTACTAGACAATTTGATCTGTAACTCATGCAgttttcttttcttccttCCTTCATTACAAGATTTAGCTTACGTAGTCCTTTAATATCGacgatttttaaaaaattgacaaatgtaacgaatcaaaaaaaaaatctgctgatttaaataaaaaaaaaaccacacgtagtaatttaaattacatgataatgtttagttaattttttataaaaaaaagaaaaaatctccTGTATTCTaactttaaaagaatatatatatttcgtaAAAGAGAGAAGACTAAAGCAAttagcgaaaaaaaaaaaatttaagatgtatttatatatacatgaATGACCTTTACGTATTTATGtttaaataagtataataatgtcgaaatttgaataattcaaattcagtttaatattttttttttccattcatgtcagctttttttattcaaattatcatGTATTCTTCCTTTCCTATTAATTAAACatctttaaaatgaaaatttatactgtattaacgaattaataatttattatttaaagaatatattgaaattcttattacagaaaattttattggaaaagGACATAACAATAGATTGTCAATCACTACGCTCCggacaaataataaaaaattcttttagaTTTGGTCACACcgtttctaaaattttttttgtatttaaattttaacattgttttattaaaaaaatcttagatttaaaaattatttaattaattgtatgctaaaaattgtaaattttatatgttttatagtaatttttaattatatttcaagGGGCGTGTTCGTAGGGGgcaatgaattttaaaatcacgtgatataacaCGACTTTCGACATTTCCTCATTTAAggaataattaaatacaatcaTGCAATATAGTTTCGAGTTTGGAATTTGCGAGTATCATTTGCATTCATTTCATGAATCAGGAAAGTGAGAATAATTTTccataacataaaataatcataaaatcttttttatttataaaatttatcacatAACGATGATCAtaacgatttatttattaaggtgaacatgaaaatttatttaatataatcattcaTAATTAgaatgacatttttttaaacatccTTATCCAAATACTGCATTTTTAGacaaaattgttaatatattaaataaaaaaaaaagttttaacatatgcttaaataattattaattcatttaccttcaaaattcgGTCATTACTTCTATTACC
Coding sequences within:
- a CDS encoding uncharacterized protein (SECRETED:cutsite_SYS-YL; SECRETED:prob_0.9044); SECRETED:SignalP(1-22), producing MMFVQNLGLLIILLSLINTSYSYLYPQHRVAFNPRGYVSTINKICIHWFDYHQNEISSDCNITADEPSSKTSPANWSIGYSLSIHTEDGTLHNEPYFWWDGWVNGIYCNDIHLHLIEGGLVLKESFNLTIVYDKCFWE